In Chiloscyllium plagiosum isolate BGI_BamShark_2017 unplaced genomic scaffold, ASM401019v2 scaf_26588, whole genome shotgun sequence, one genomic interval encodes:
- the LOC122545543 gene encoding voltage-dependent L-type calcium channel subunit alpha-1D-like, with the protein MEISPLWRALTFPGYLTPSWARCATGEAWQEIMLASLPGKRCDPDSDYGPGEEYTCGSNFAIIYFISFFMLCAFLIINLFVAVIMDNFDYLTRDWSILGPHHLDEFKRIWSEYDPEA; encoded by the exons ATGGAGATTTCGCCACTGTGGAGGGCATTAACCTTCCCTGGTTATTTGACTCCCTCCTGGGCAAGGTGTGCCACTGGTGAGGCATGGCAGGAGATCATGTTGGCAAGCCTTCCGGGCAAACGGTGCGACCCAGACTCAGACTACGGTCCAGGAGAAGAGTACACGTGCGGAAGCAACTTCGCCATCATCTACTTCATCAGTTTCTTCATGCTCTGTGCGTTCCTG atCATTAACCTGTTCGTGGCCGTGATCATGGACAACTTTGACTACCTCACCCGGGATTGGTCCATCCTCGGGCCTCACCACCTCGACGAGTTCAAGAGAATCTGGTCGGAGTACGACCCCGAGGCGAA